ATCGGAATATTAAATGCAATTGAAAACGGAAGAGATGGAGAAAAATATCTTTTAGCCAATGAAAATTTAAGTTACAGAGAGTTTTTTAATAAAGTAAACCGAATTACCCATCAAAAACCAGTTATGATAGCCATTCCCAATACGTTTTTAAGCTTCCTTGGATGGATTGGGGATGGGTTGAGAAAACTGAAAATAGAAACAAACCTCAGTACTTCCAATATGAAAGCGCTTCAGATCAGAAATTATTATTCTCATCAGAAATCAATAGAAGAGTTTCGGATTCAGTACCAGCTTATTGATAAAGCGATTGAAGATGCTGTTCAGTATTTTATTAAAAGTAATAAAGGTTGATTTTTCATTTCGTTCATTAAAAAAAGCCAGCTTTTAAAAGCTGGCTCTGTCCAATTATTTTGTTATCGTTTGTGTTATATTTCTATTGGAAACAACGCAGGCTTTGCTGCAGTTATTTGTACTTGAAATATTAACCTGTACCAATGCTGGCAATGACCTGTATTCTTCCTTATTATAAGGAGCTTCAGTGCCATTTCTTCCACCGCCTTTAATATCATACTGAATTTGGGCAACTCCGGTAAATCCACTCGCAGGCCTAAAAGAAAGCGCTCCGGTAGTGGGTAAATAGGTCCATGTTCCCTGACTGTTGGTGTAAACACCACCTGTTATGTTCGGAATTACAGCTCCCTTGTTATCCAAAAATCTGAATGAATTAAAATCAAGGTTATTATATGAAAGTGTTGGTGGGTTTTGACCACTTGCTGAAGAATAAGCTGCATCATTAAGCAAAGGATAATAGGTTGACTTGATGCCCGGGCAGCCTGCAAACAGGTCATCTGTTACTTCGGCAGCATAAGGCCTTGTAACCCCTAAGTTTCTCAATAAATGGATATTTTTGGCCGCTCCTGTAGAAGCTGCAAATCCAATTCTAAAAGTAGAAGGAGCTGAAGTATCCAGAGTTCTTACCCTAGTGTTGGATATGGTAGTCTCGGTATATTTCAGAGAAGTAGGGTAATAATAATTATCAATTACTTTCTCCTTTATGTTTCCATGCTGTATTTCCAGGGTAATATTGTAACCGCCTGCCGGATTGGGAACCAAACGACATATGCTTTACGAAATCTTGCATCATTTTCATTTTGAGGAAACGTAGTTCCTCCACTTTCAATGCTGAATTGCTGAAGATTCGGGTTTTTAATACCGATATATTTTCCTGTTGCAGTATCCAGATAAGCAGACCTGTTATTGCTGGTAGTGGAGGCATTGGTTGCTATACTGTAAAGCAACGGATACCCGTTATATCCTGCAGGCTCAGCCGATGATAAATATTGGTTTCCACGCTTACCTCTTAAAGAGACATTGCTTCGCCCATCAGCCAGTGTTACTCCAAATATTCCATTTCTGACTCTTTCACCCTGGTTAAAGCTTGTTTTAAAATTTCCAAATTCATCCAGCCCTATTCCAAGATAGGCTCCTCTCAACCCTTCGGTAGATTCCCGGCCTCGTACAAAACTATAACCTAATCCTCCTCCAAAATATCCAAGATTAAGTTGTTCTTTAGGGATAGATCCGTCTACCAGGAATATAGAAATACCATCTCCTCCATTACTGTTGCCTCCATAAATGGCAAATTCAAATTCAAATTTAATTCCCTGATCACTTTTAAATGTCTTATCCGCCAAGATAACTCCTCCTGAAATGTTATTGACGCTGCGGGTTAGTCGTAATCCGTCTGTGGTAAAGGTAGCGTCATTCTGAACACCACTTGTTGCTACTTTATAAGCTTCCTGAGGCTGTAATCCCTCTGTAAAGTTGACAAATAGGGATATCCGGTTCCCTGTTCATTCTGTGCATAAATATTTTGAGCGAAAATGACCAGGAGAAAAGTAAGCAAGAATCTGTTGTATTGTATAATTGATTTACTTTTTATCATACTTCAATTATTTGACAACAAAAACAATATTGATAAAAGAACAGTCTGTAGCGGCTGCTTTTACATCATACTTCATTACACCATCATCAGAAATAGTAATATTACTGAATACATTAGGATCAGCATCAGTTACATAATAGTAAAGATCTTTGCTTGAAGGGAAAAAAGGAATGGATGCAGGAGCACTGGTACTTTTGGCTTTTGGTGATCCAAACTGAGTTTTATACAGCGTATATAAATCTTTAGTTCGGCCAGCTACAGTGGTAGAAGTATCAAAAGAAACACTTGGCATATAAAACATTTTTACAGCATTATTGCTAATACATAACCAATCCGGATTGGTTGGGGTTCCCACATTCTGACTTAAACATTTCTTATCAGTATCATAAATAAGAAGTGAGTTGGCCGGATTTGAAATAGCATCTCTTTTTGCAGTAGTAAGTCTCGGTATCAACATTCCCTTATCCTGACTGTAAATATCAAGGGCTGCACTGCCGTCTGGTTTGGGTGTGTTAATCCCTACTTGGGCAAATGAAAACGAACTTACTAAAACGATCGGTAGAAATAATTTTTTAATCATGATGTTCTTAAATAATTTTTTATCTAGGTATTTTATGTTTTTTTTAATGGTTATGTTTTTAGTTAGGAGAGAATCTTCAGGAGGCTTAATTCCATAAAGGAAATAAGAATCCCTAACAGTTCATTGAAACAATGAATTGTTACGTTCAAAAAATGACATAATAAGGCCTTTTATTTCAAAAGCCAATAACAGATAGAACAACGATGTCTCATAAAGAAACATGCTATGTTTAACCGGAAAGTCGAAAAAAATGAATTGAATTAAGTGGCGGTGTAAGCCCTTAAATAATTAAGATTCATATTCCCTCGTGTTTTTTGTAAATGTACGAATAAAATATGAAAGGGCTTGTTTTCGGGTTGTTAATTTTTATTTTCCTTAATTAGTTGATTTAATTATTATATTTTAGTTTAAATTTTTATATAATTAATAAATTATTGAGATTGTTTTTAATGTGTAAATCTTTGTATTTTATTAAAAATTTGA
This is a stretch of genomic DNA from Chryseobacterium tructae. It encodes these proteins:
- a CDS encoding lectin-like domain-containing protein; protein product: MSLFVNFTEGLQPQEAYKVATSGVQNDATFTTDGLRLTRSVNNISGGVILADKTFKSDQGIKFEFEFAIYGGNSNGGDGISIFLVDGSIPKEQLNLGYFGGGLGYSFVRGRESTEGLRGAYLGIGLDEFGNFKTSFNQGERVRNGIFGVTLADGRSNVSLRGKRGNQYLSSAEPAGYNGYPLLYSIATNASTTSNNRSAYLDTATGKYIGIKNPNLQQFSIESGGTTFPQNENDARFRKAYVVWFPIRQAVTILPWKYSMET